A stretch of the Negativicoccus succinicivorans genome encodes the following:
- a CDS encoding ABC transporter ATP-binding protein, with the protein MEFCLDAVTKTYTEKNGVQIQALAPLTKTVAPGEFVALIGPSGCGKSTLLYLAAGLLPPTSGRLYWRGAETPPQTAMVFQQGGLFPWLTVADNVAFSLQDREFSRQEIAERVAQKLARMQLSEFADAYPGSLSGGMRQRVGIARALVTEPDLLLMDEPFSALDAQTRRLLEDELVQYWEELRPATLYVTHNIAEAVRLADVIWVFSPRPGRIVECLTVDIPRKERHQLSARTQLAALEETIWQEIKAGATAALTQGGRHDD; encoded by the coding sequence ATGGAATTTTGTTTGGACGCGGTCACGAAGACCTATACGGAGAAAAACGGCGTGCAGATCCAAGCGCTGGCGCCGCTTACCAAAACGGTCGCGCCGGGAGAGTTCGTGGCACTGATCGGCCCTTCCGGTTGCGGAAAATCGACGCTTTTATACTTGGCGGCGGGATTGTTGCCGCCGACATCGGGGCGTTTGTACTGGCGCGGCGCGGAGACGCCGCCGCAGACGGCGATGGTGTTTCAGCAGGGCGGTTTGTTTCCCTGGCTGACCGTCGCGGACAATGTAGCGTTCAGTTTGCAGGATCGCGAGTTTAGCCGACAGGAAATTGCCGAACGGGTAGCGCAAAAGTTGGCGCGCATGCAATTGAGCGAATTCGCGGATGCGTATCCGGGTTCGCTTTCGGGCGGCATGCGGCAACGCGTCGGGATCGCGCGCGCCCTGGTGACCGAGCCGGATTTATTATTAATGGACGAACCGTTTTCCGCGCTCGACGCGCAGACGCGGCGGCTATTGGAAGATGAACTGGTACAATATTGGGAAGAATTGCGTCCGGCGACCTTGTATGTCACGCACAACATCGCCGAGGCGGTGCGGCTCGCCGATGTGATTTGGGTATTTTCGCCGCGCCCCGGCCGCATTGTGGAATGTTTGACGGTGGATATACCGCGCAAGGAACGGCATCAGCTCAGCGCGCGGACGCAGTTGGCGGCGCTGGAAGAAACCATTTGGCAGGAAATTAAAGCCGGCGCCACGGCGGCGTTGACGCAGGGAGGTCGCCATGACGACTGA
- a CDS encoding helix-turn-helix domain-containing protein — MQDALTEVMTLMEAAVRWDVPASTLRHYAGGYRRPDGTLVEPIFTATETRKSEGTVLITQSAMERVFGAEKNARPRYEQTALFE; from the coding sequence ATGCAGGATGCGTTAACGGAAGTCATGACTTTGATGGAGGCGGCGGTGCGTTGGGACGTGCCCGCATCCACGTTGCGCCACTACGCGGGCGGCTATCGCAGGCCGGACGGAACGTTGGTGGAGCCGATTTTTACGGCGACGGAAACCCGTAAATCGGAAGGCACGGTACTCATCACGCAAAGTGCCATGGAGCGGGTGTTCGGCGCGGAGAAAAACGCGCGCCCGCGCTACGAGCAGACCGCCCTGTTTGAATAA
- a CDS encoding ABC transporter permease, with the protein MTTEREVRYRLAPKESSCARWWALAGVLLLLGLWEWSVRQGWISPVYLPAPSQIAAALAALVQKGTLGPALAASALRWLVGVVAGGLAALLLALAGELSPTFRRLIEPYIYFFYPLPKIAILPLFVLWLGIGELPKYVLIALGVFFPVFINTMAGLVRLPRLYREVAAMYPVSRGRYVRTVALPVVLPELFAGLQLGCGTALVLVVAAEMIAAQTGIGALILHFGDLMLTAPLLACIFVLCVAGLMVQALLAQWQRYMTPWREHR; encoded by the coding sequence ATGACGACTGAACGCGAAGTACGGTACCGTTTGGCGCCCAAAGAAAGCAGTTGCGCGCGCTGGTGGGCGCTGGCGGGCGTGTTGCTGCTGCTCGGTCTGTGGGAGTGGAGCGTGCGTCAAGGTTGGATTTCACCGGTATATCTCCCCGCGCCGTCGCAAATCGCCGCCGCGTTGGCGGCGTTGGTGCAAAAAGGCACGTTGGGACCGGCGCTGGCAGCCAGCGCGTTACGTTGGCTGGTCGGCGTGGTCGCGGGCGGTCTTGCGGCGTTGTTGTTGGCGCTCGCGGGCGAACTTTCGCCGACGTTTCGACGCTTGATCGAACCGTACATTTATTTCTTTTATCCTTTGCCGAAAATTGCCATTTTGCCGCTTTTCGTGCTCTGGCTCGGCATCGGTGAATTACCGAAATACGTATTGATTGCGCTCGGTGTCTTTTTCCCGGTTTTTATCAATACGATGGCGGGATTGGTGCGTTTGCCGCGCCTTTACCGTGAAGTCGCTGCGATGTATCCCGTGAGTCGCGGGCGGTATGTGCGTACCGTCGCGCTGCCGGTGGTGCTGCCGGAATTGTTCGCGGGCTTGCAACTCGGTTGCGGCACGGCACTCGTGCTCGTGGTCGCGGCCGAAATGATCGCGGCACAGACGGGCATCGGCGCGCTGATTTTGCATTTCGGGGATTTGATGCTGACCGCGCCGCTGTTGGCGTGCATCTTTGTGTTGTGTGTAGCGGGATTAATGGTCCAGGCGCTGTTGGCGCAGTGGCAACGATATATGACACCATGGCGGGAGCACCGCTGA